A genomic window from Terrisporobacter glycolicus ATCC 14880 = DSM 1288 includes:
- a CDS encoding NAD(P)/FAD-dependent oxidoreductase, producing the protein MKSTYDVLIIGGGVVGSSIARELSKYNLSTCVLEKELDVCCETSGRNSGVLHAGFNNKPGTLMAKFCVEGNQKFDEVANELDIPFKRSGKLVVGFTDDDKEKLIKMKEQGEANNVAGLEIINKDRIKELSPFIEGEFALYSPSTGILNPFIYTIAMAENAVENGVNYFLGNEVLNIKKELCEDKDIYEIKTNKGIYKSRWIINSAGLNSDKIGKMLGIKEYTIHPCRGEYFILDQKVGQFLNMPAYPVPNPKAGGLGIHLTPSIDGNVFIGPSSEYIDEKDDYSVTKDVMDLLIKDGGRIFPHIKKEHFIRNFSGIRPKLVGKDQGGYDDFKIELRDDIPNLINLTGIESPGLTSAVPIAKYVVSLLSQKESLEENPNFNKYRKGITCFNDQPLETKRKLIEEDENYGEVICRCETITKAEILEAINNPLGVETLTGIKYRTRAMMGRCQGGYCQTRISNLIKEEKNKKEEEILYCRKDSNMFTGKVRV; encoded by the coding sequence GTGAAGAGTACATATGACGTTTTAATTATTGGAGGAGGAGTCGTAGGAAGTTCCATTGCGAGGGAACTTTCAAAGTATAATTTAAGTACCTGTGTACTAGAGAAAGAGTTAGATGTATGCTGCGAAACTAGTGGAAGAAATTCTGGTGTTTTGCATGCAGGATTTAATAATAAACCAGGTACTTTAATGGCAAAATTTTGTGTAGAAGGAAATCAAAAATTTGATGAGGTTGCTAATGAACTTGATATCCCTTTTAAAAGAAGCGGAAAATTGGTAGTTGGCTTTACAGATGATGATAAAGAAAAGCTAATAAAAATGAAAGAACAAGGTGAAGCAAATAATGTTGCTGGCCTAGAGATTATCAACAAAGACAGGATTAAAGAATTATCACCATTTATAGAAGGGGAATTTGCATTATATTCTCCAAGTACTGGAATTTTAAATCCGTTTATTTATACGATTGCCATGGCAGAAAATGCTGTTGAAAATGGGGTTAATTATTTCCTAGGCAATGAAGTTTTGAATATAAAAAAAGAATTATGTGAAGATAAAGATATTTATGAAATTAAAACAAATAAAGGAATTTATAAATCTAGATGGATTATAAACTCTGCAGGATTAAATAGTGACAAAATCGGTAAAATGTTGGGAATTAAAGAATACACTATACATCCTTGTAGAGGAGAATATTTTATATTAGATCAAAAGGTAGGACAATTTTTAAATATGCCTGCATATCCAGTGCCAAACCCTAAGGCAGGAGGACTAGGAATACATTTGACGCCTTCAATTGATGGAAATGTATTTATTGGACCAAGTAGCGAATATATAGATGAAAAAGATGATTATTCCGTAACAAAAGATGTTATGGATTTATTAATAAAAGATGGAGGAAGAATTTTTCCACATATTAAAAAAGAGCATTTTATAAGAAACTTCTCAGGAATTAGACCTAAATTAGTAGGAAAAGATCAAGGTGGATATGATGACTTTAAAATAGAATTAAGAGATGATATACCAAACTTGATAAACTTAACAGGAATAGAATCACCGGGACTTACAAGCGCAGTACCTATTGCAAAATATGTAGTAAGTTTATTGTCACAAAAAGAATCTCTTGAAGAAAATCCAAATTTTAATAAATATAGAAAAGGAATTACATGTTTCAACGATCAACCTTTAGAAACAAAAAGAAAATTGATTGAAGAAGATGAAAATTACGGAGAAGTAATCTGTAGATGTGAAACTATAACAAAGGCTGAAATATTAGAAGCTATTAATAATCCTTTGGGGGTGGAAACTTTAACAGGAATAAAATACAGAACTCGTGCAATGATGGGAAGATGTCAAGGTGGATATTGCCAAACAAGAATATCAAATTTAATTAAAGAAGAAAAAAACAAAAAGGAAGAAGAAATACTCTACTGTAGAAAAGATTCAAATATGTTTACTGGGAAGGTGAGAGTATAA
- a CDS encoding alpha/beta hydrolase, which translates to MKKLKKFLLSILVVILIAGISIGTFVGNLLYNVVISADSPKNAIYADYTYKRSYDNENWLIKKSNYKDKYITSFDNLKLHSYVVKQPKKTSKWAIVVHGYGEEGKFISRKALRFYEMGYNVLIPDLRGNGQSQGSYIGMGWDDRIDIITWINSITKDDNKSEIVLYGTSMGGATVLMTSGEDLPSNVKAIISDCAYTSVYDIFDYEIASYSNTSSFPIIDFTNMVTLIRAGYSLKNASAIDSVKKSKTPILYLHGDKDKFVPISMMDELYNATSSEKKKVSIKDGQHSNSDLAQPDFYWSTISKFLKEYIK; encoded by the coding sequence ATGAAAAAATTAAAAAAATTTTTATTATCAATTCTAGTTGTAATCTTAATTGCAGGTATTAGCATTGGTACTTTTGTTGGTAATTTACTTTATAATGTAGTAATAAGCGCTGATTCTCCTAAAAACGCAATTTATGCTGATTATACATATAAACGCTCATATGATAATGAAAACTGGTTAATTAAAAAATCTAATTATAAAGATAAATATATAACTTCTTTCGACAATTTAAAATTACATTCATACGTAGTTAAACAACCTAAAAAAACATCAAAATGGGCTATTGTTGTTCATGGATATGGAGAAGAGGGAAAGTTTATTAGTAGAAAAGCTCTTCGCTTTTACGAAATGGGGTATAATGTTCTAATACCAGATTTAAGAGGTAATGGACAAAGCCAAGGAAGTTATATAGGAATGGGTTGGGATGATAGGATAGACATAATCACTTGGATTAACAGTATAACAAAGGATGACAATAAATCTGAGATAGTACTTTATGGTACATCTATGGGTGGTGCCACTGTTTTAATGACTTCTGGAGAGGATTTGCCGTCTAATGTTAAAGCTATAATATCTGATTGTGCTTACACTTCTGTATATGATATTTTTGATTATGAAATAGCAAGTTACTCTAATACTTCTTCCTTTCCAATAATTGATTTTACTAATATGGTAACTTTAATAAGAGCTGGATATTCTTTAAAAAATGCCTCTGCCATTGATTCAGTAAAAAAATCCAAAACACCTATTCTTTATCTTCACGGTGATAAGGATAAATTTGTTCCTATTTCTATGATGGATGAATTATACAACGCTACTAGCTCTGAAAAGAAAAAGGTAAGTATAAAAGATGGTCAACATAGCAATTCAGATTTAGCTCAACCTGACTTTTATTGGTCAACTATTAGTAAATTTTTAAAAGAATATATTAAATAA
- a CDS encoding NAD(P)/FAD-dependent oxidoreductase, producing MSIKKDAIIIGGGPAGLAAAVKLKECGIEDIVIIEREKKLGGILRQCIHDGFGLTRFKETLSGPEYAQRFIDEAKQKDIESIVDTTVIDLTHDKKVIAVNKNGLLEYEAKAVILTMGCRERTRGAISIPGSRPAGVYTAGVSQSYINLQNTMVGKKVIILGSGDIGLIMARRMTLEGAKVEAVFEILPYASGLPRNISQCLDDYNIPLYLSHTVTKIKGKSRIEGISVSEVDENMQIIEGTQKNYDCDTLILSVGLIPENELSLKAGVELDNNTKGPIVNENYETSVDGIFVAGNVLHVHDLVDFVSLEGERLAISVANYINNNKLPKCEINIIKDNNIGHTIPQKISGENDFILSMRVRKPIKDAVIEILQDDNIVRTMKMKKAIPAEMIQIEIKKDNIKSKADLKVVVK from the coding sequence ATGTCTATAAAAAAAGATGCAATAATAATAGGTGGAGGCCCAGCAGGCCTAGCAGCTGCTGTAAAACTAAAAGAATGTGGAATAGAAGATATAGTAATAATTGAAAGAGAGAAAAAGCTAGGAGGAATCCTTAGACAATGTATTCATGATGGCTTTGGATTAACTAGATTTAAAGAAACTTTAAGTGGGCCAGAATATGCACAAAGATTTATCGATGAAGCAAAGCAAAAAGATATTGAGAGTATTGTGGATACTACTGTAATAGATTTGACTCATGATAAAAAAGTAATTGCTGTAAATAAAAATGGACTATTGGAGTATGAAGCTAAAGCTGTTATTTTGACTATGGGGTGTAGAGAAAGAACTAGAGGTGCCATAAGTATTCCTGGTAGTAGACCGGCGGGGGTATACACTGCAGGGGTGTCTCAATCTTATATAAATTTACAAAATACTATGGTAGGCAAAAAAGTTATTATTTTAGGGTCTGGTGATATAGGTTTAATAATGGCAAGACGTATGACTTTAGAAGGGGCAAAAGTTGAAGCTGTATTTGAGATACTACCTTATGCAAGTGGACTTCCTAGAAATATCTCGCAATGTTTAGATGATTACAATATTCCTTTGTATCTAAGTCATACAGTTACTAAGATTAAAGGTAAATCAAGAATCGAAGGAATAAGCGTAAGTGAAGTAGATGAAAACATGCAAATAATTGAAGGTACACAAAAAAATTACGACTGTGATACTTTAATATTATCAGTAGGATTAATTCCAGAAAATGAATTATCTTTAAAAGCTGGAGTTGAGTTAGATAATAATACAAAGGGACCTATTGTAAATGAAAATTATGAAACAAGTGTAGATGGAATTTTTGTAGCAGGAAATGTTCTTCATGTTCATGATTTAGTTGATTTTGTTTCTTTGGAAGGAGAAAGACTGGCTATATCAGTAGCAAATTATATAAATAATAACAAGCTTCCAAAGTGTGAAATAAATATAATAAAAGATAATAATATAGGTCATACAATACCTCAAAAAATTAGTGGAGAAAATGATTTTATTTTATCTATGAGAGTTAGAAAACCAATTAAAGATGCTGTAATAGAAATATTGCAAGACGATAATATTGTAAGAACTATGAAAATGAAAAAAGCTATTCCAGCAGAAATGATTCAAATTGAAATTAAGAAGGATAATATAAAGTCAAAAGCAGATTTGAAGGTGGTAGTAAAATGA